The Deinococcus metalli genome has a segment encoding these proteins:
- a CDS encoding SDR family oxidoreductase, translating into MTSFFSGKVVIITGASSGIGLAAAEAFAAQGAKVALAARSEDKLRELAARLPDALAVPTDMLDENSVARMVAQTHAHYGRIDVLVNNAGRGMHVPVAQAGLAEYRELLELNVVSVLNAMQQVLPIMTAQGSGTIVNISSGTTKMLVPGLAPYSSTKHALNNLTLIAREEFRPLGITVSLVHPGMTATDFGHNSVQSDPKRAAAYVQGDSAEYVGGLIVQAVQSGDAEVYAESVRRRLKPA; encoded by the coding sequence ATGACCTCCTTCTTCTCCGGCAAAGTCGTCATCATCACCGGCGCGTCCTCCGGCATTGGCCTTGCGGCGGCGGAGGCGTTTGCGGCGCAGGGGGCGAAGGTGGCGCTGGCCGCCCGCTCCGAGGACAAGCTGCGCGAGCTGGCCGCCCGGCTGCCGGACGCGCTGGCCGTGCCGACCGACATGCTCGACGAGAACTCGGTGGCGCGCATGGTGGCGCAGACGCACGCGCACTACGGACGGATTGACGTGCTGGTGAACAACGCGGGGCGGGGCATGCACGTGCCGGTGGCGCAGGCGGGGCTGGCCGAGTACCGCGAGTTGCTGGAACTGAACGTGGTGAGCGTGCTGAATGCCATGCAGCAGGTGCTGCCGATCATGACGGCGCAGGGGTCGGGGACCATCGTGAACATCAGTTCCGGCACGACCAAGATGCTGGTGCCGGGGCTGGCGCCGTACTCCAGCACCAAGCACGCATTGAACAACCTGACCCTGATCGCCCGCGAGGAGTTCCGGCCGCTGGGCATCACGGTCAGTCTGGTGCATCCGGGCATGACCGCCACGGACTTCGGGCACAACTCCGTGCAGAGCGACCCGAAGCGTGCGGCGGCGTACGTGCAGGGCGACAGCGCCGAGTATGTGGGCGGCCTGATCGTGCAGGCGGTGCAGAGTGGCGACGCCGAGGTCTATGCAGAGAGCGTGCGGCGGCGGCTGAAACCGGCGTAA
- a CDS encoding phosphatase PAP2 family protein — protein MTRPLLAGALTALLLVLVLTAAVVAGAALPFDRPLSVWLHTHATPPDVTGADVLNVTGTLAVVVPGTLVVAALLAARHRRRHALTLLGGMGATLAAQLALNAAVHRPRPTLYPHLVAAPGLSYPSGHAALAAALGTLAAAVAWRTRWRWPTVILAAAYALAMGAARVLLAVHNPSDVLGGWLLGLGVGLLAAWVGETWRRTRRAGLPLP, from the coding sequence ATGACGCGCCCGCTGCTGGCCGGCGCGCTGACGGCGCTGCTGCTGGTGCTGGTCCTGACCGCCGCCGTGGTGGCCGGCGCGGCGCTGCCCTTCGACCGGCCGCTGAGCGTGTGGCTGCACACGCACGCCACCCCGCCGGACGTGACCGGCGCGGACGTGCTGAACGTGACGGGCACGCTGGCCGTCGTGGTGCCCGGCACGCTGGTCGTGGCCGCGCTGCTCGCCGCCCGGCATCGCCGCCGGCACGCGCTGACGCTGCTGGGCGGCATGGGCGCCACCCTGGCCGCGCAACTCGCCCTGAACGCCGCCGTCCACCGGCCCCGGCCCACGCTGTACCCGCATCTGGTCGCCGCGCCGGGCCTGTCGTACCCCAGCGGGCACGCCGCCCTGGCCGCCGCGCTGGGCACCCTGGCCGCCGCCGTGGCGTGGCGCACCCGCTGGCGCTGGCCCACCGTGATCCTCGCCGCCGCGTACGCGCTGGCGATGGGCGCCGCCCGTGTCCTGCTGGCGGTGCACAACCCCAGCGATGTGCTGGGCGGGTGGCTGCTCGGGCTCGGCGTGGGGCTGCTCGCCGCGTGGGTGGGGGAGACGTGGCGCCGTACACGCCGGGCAGGGTTGCCGCTCCCGTAG